The following coding sequences are from one Gossypium raimondii isolate GPD5lz chromosome 4, ASM2569854v1, whole genome shotgun sequence window:
- the LOC105780890 gene encoding laccase-4 gives MYSSIRVLVVVAVLFPVFVDCTVRHYKFNVVMKNTTRLCSSKPIVSVNGKFPGPTLYAREGDTVLVKVVNHVKYNVSIHWHGIRQLRTGWADGPAYITQCPIQSGQSYVYNFTITGQRGTLLWHAHILWLRSTVHGAIVILPKRGVPYPFPKPHKEVVVVLAEWWKSDTEAVINEALKSGLAPNVSDAHTINGHPGRVSGCPSQGGFSLPVESGKTYLLRLINAALNEELFFKIAGHKLTVVEVDATYVKPFKIDTVVIAPGQTTNVLVSADQNSGKYMVAASPFMDAPVAVDNLTATATLHYSGTLDNTPTSLTTPPPQNATSVANNFIDSLRSLNSKQFPALVPRTIDHNLYFTVGLGINPCPTCKAGNGSRVVASINNVTFTMPTTALLQAHFFNTSGVFTTDFPSTPPHVFNYTGTPPKNLQTRNGTKVFRLAYNSTVQLVLQDTGIIAPENHPIHVHGFNFFAVGKGLGNYNPKTDPQKFNLVDPVERNTIGVPSGGWVAIRFRADNPGVWFMHCHLEVHTTWGLKMAFLVDNGKGPNQSLLPPPSDLPKC, from the exons ATGTACTCTTCGATTCGAGTTTTAGTTGTCGTCGCAGTCCTTTTTCCTGTTTTTGTCGATTGCACTGTTCGGCACTACAAGTTTAAT GTGGTAATGAAGAATACCACTCGATTATGTTCAAGTAAACCCATTGTGTCCGTCAACGGTAAGTTCCCAGGGCCAACTTTGTACGCCAGGGAAGGCGATACGGTGCTTGTTAAAGTCGTCAACCATGTCAAATACAATGTTTCCATACACTG GCATGGTATCAGGCAACTTCGAACAGGTTGGGCGGATGGGCCAGCATATATAACACAATGTCCAATTCAGTCAGGGCAAAGCTATGTATATAACTTTACCATCACAGGCCAAAGAGGAACACTGTTATGGCATGCGCATATTCTGTGGTTAAGGTCCACGGTTCATGGTGCCATTGTTATCTTGCCTAAGCGCGGTGTTCCATATCCATTTCCGAAACCCCACAAGGAAGTAGTTGTTGTACTCGCCGAGTGGTGGAAATCCGACACTGAAGCAGTGATCAATGAAGCACTCAAATCTGGATTGGCTCCAAATGTTTCGGATGCTCACACCATAAACGGCCACCCAGGAAGGGTCTCGGGTTGTCCTTCACAGG GAGGTTTCTCATTGCCAGTGGAAAGCGGCAAGACCTACTTGTTACGCCTAATCAACGCTGCACTCAATGAAGAGCTCTTTTTCAAGATTGCCGGCCATAAGCTCACTGTTGTCGAAGTTGACGCCACATATGTTAAGCCGTTCAAAATTGATACAGTCGTAATAGCACCGGGCCAAACCACCAATGTCCTTGTCTCTGCTGATCAAAATTCAGGCAAATACATGGTTGCTGCCTCCCCTTTTATGGACGCTCCGGTTGCAGTCGATAACCTGACAGCAACAGCAACATTGCACTACTCGGGCACACTTGACAACACCCCCACAAGTCTCACTACCCCACCACCACAAAATGCCACATCAGTTGCCAACAACTTTATAGACTCTCTGCGTTCCCTCAATTCCAAACAATTCCCTGCCTTGGTCCCACGAACTATTGATCATAACCTTTACTTTACCGTCGGACTGGGGATTAACCCTTGTCCTACTTGCAAAGCCGGTAATGGAAGCCGCGTGGTAGCTTCTATTAACAATGTGACATTCACTATGCCTACTACAGCCTTACTTCAAGCACATTTCTTCAACACCAGTGGGGTGTTTACCACTGATTTCCCTAGTACCCCACCGCACGTCTTTAATTACACCGGAACTCCACCAAAGAATTTGCAAACAAGAAATGGGACCAAGGTTTTCAGGCTGGCTTATAACTCTACGGTACAACTTGTTTTGCAAGATACTGGAATCATAGCACCTGAGAACCACCCAATCCACGTACATGGATTCAATTTCTTTGCCGTTGGTAAGGGACTTGGAAACTATAATCCCAAAACCGATCCTCAGAAATTTAACCTTGTCGATCCTGTCGAGAGGAACACAATTGGGGTACCATCTGGTGGATGGGTGGCTATTAGATTCCGTGCAGATAACCCAG GAGTTTGGTTTATGCACTGCCATTTGGAAGTGCATACAACATGGGGACTTAAGATGGCATTTTTGGTGGACAATGGAAAAGGGCCTAATCAGTCACTTCTTCCTCCTCCAAGTGATCTTCCAAAGTGTTGA